One stretch of Bacteroidota bacterium DNA includes these proteins:
- a CDS encoding nucleotide pyrophosphohydrolase has protein sequence MNIKDSQLAVDKWIKEHGVRYFNELTNMAQLTEEVGEVARIIARRYGEQSEKESDKNKDLGEELADVVFVVLCLANQTGVNLQEAFDKKLDIKTERDHDRHHGNEKLR, from the coding sequence ATGAACATAAAAGATTCTCAATTAGCTGTTGACAAGTGGATAAAAGAACATGGGGTACGTTATTTCAACGAGCTTACAAACATGGCTCAACTCACAGAAGAAGTTGGTGAAGTAGCACGCATAATAGCTAGAAGATATGGAGAACAATCGGAAAAAGAATCTGACAAAAACAAGGATCTGGGTGAGGAGCTTGCAGATGTAGTTTTTGTTGTTTTGTGTTTAGCCAATCAAACAGGAGTTAACCTTCAGGAAGCTTTCGACAAAAAGCTGGACATTAAAACCGAGAGAGATCACGACCGTCACCACGGTAACGAAAAGCTCAGATAA